The Kitasatospora sp. NBC_00374 genome has a segment encoding these proteins:
- a CDS encoding helix-turn-helix transcriptional regulator: MPRRALDNPLVLAVLGLLLEQPAHPYQMLAELRKRSENHAAAINRGSLYNIVDALDEAGWATAQGQQREGNRPERTVYALTPAGHRELVRRLDSQIRTPEREFSRFLGAVSYLGALGPDGATEALTERGTRLRERTAADQQRLAEALAAGVPRLHVIEAEYALSLADAELTWIDAVIDDIHTGALTWPGATAAPLEP; this comes from the coding sequence ATGCCTCGCCGCGCGCTCGACAACCCGCTCGTCCTCGCCGTCCTCGGCCTCCTCCTCGAACAGCCCGCCCACCCGTACCAGATGCTCGCCGAGCTGCGGAAACGCAGCGAGAACCACGCCGCGGCGATCAACCGGGGCTCGCTGTACAACATCGTCGACGCCCTGGACGAAGCGGGCTGGGCCACCGCGCAGGGCCAGCAGCGTGAGGGCAACCGCCCGGAGCGGACCGTCTACGCCCTCACCCCCGCCGGACACCGGGAGCTCGTCCGCCGACTGGACTCCCAGATCCGCACCCCCGAACGGGAGTTCTCCCGCTTCCTGGGCGCCGTCAGCTACCTCGGCGCACTCGGCCCCGACGGCGCCACCGAGGCCCTGACCGAACGCGGCACACGCCTGCGCGAACGCACGGCAGCGGATCAGCAACGCCTCGCCGAGGCGCTCGCCGCCGGCGTCCCCCGACTGCACGTCATCGAAGCCGAGTACGCGCTCAGCCTCGCCGACGCCGAACTGACCTGGATCGACGCGGTCATCGACGACATCCACACCGGCGCACTCACCTGGCCGGGCGCGACGGCG